AAGGTTGCTGATCTCTTACCATGAAGTAGCCAATCAGGAATGCATAGATTGACACTTCTGTAGCATAACTCTTATGAACTGCAAATGTCCATGCTCCTCCAACTAGCGTGCATATTGCACCTCCTGCCATCCCAGAGAGAAAACAGAAAGACCCTGTCAGATCTCTGTCAATTATAGGTTCCAACCCAACTTTCTTCAGCATCTCCCATGTATCCATGGATGCCTGGACAAACCCCTTATTATAAACCCCTACTTGCACAAGACCCCACCGATTCCCATAGTTAACCAGAGTCGCAGCAACAGCAGCATAACAATTAGCGCAGGAAAACAAGAACTCGTCTGTGCCCCCCGCAATCAAACTTATCGCTCGGGCTGAACCGTGGACTACAGTAATAATCGGCACAAGGACTGAGCTGATGCACACACTTCCCATTGAGTATTTGAATGTGTCCCGTAAAGCAATTCGTAAGTCCATATCTACCCCATATGCATAGTGTAGGTATTTGACGCGTGCAATTGTAACTTGCAACGTGTTTCTTATCACTTGCGTGCTCCATGCCAGGCTCGCAAGGATCGCTAAAATGAACAAGGTGTCCGTTACAGTTCCAACTGCAGTGGCTCCGCCAATACCAGATACCAAGAAACAGGAATACACAGTGCCTGTGATGATTGAAAGATTGAGTACCACTGTTGTAGTCTTAGCTGGAGGGGAAGCAGCAGCAATTGATAAAACCTTGGTGGCATAATCGAATCGAGGATTCACCCAACAAGTATAAAGGGATAGGATCAGAGCAAGAACTATTGCAATTACGCCTATTGTTAAACCTGCAGCAGAGCCTATTAGTAAAAACAGCACGCCAACTGCACAGGTTAGCAAGGGGCTAAGCCAGAAGGCTGTTCTCAGTGCTCTTGAAGGGTTGCAGAGAGTGAACCATTGCCATGTGAAAGCCACAATTCCAGCGCATCCTGTTGCAGTAAGGAGTGGAGGATACCACTTCTTGGGATGAAAATGGTGGCTGTGGGCAGAGAGTAGGCCACGGATGGTGAGGCAGATTACTAGGATGGCGATTAGGACTATGTGcgaaaaaaaaaggactcgAAAGAGCCTCTGGACTAATATCCCCGCCACCATTGCGGTTTCAAGCTGGATGCTTGATTCCTCAACCTGCAAAAATATTAACTAAGCCAGTTGGTAGATAAGTTACTAAGTCAACTCATTGTATCTGATGctcaagaactaaaaaataaatgatagtaCTCTAAAGAAAGGAATAATTAGCAAGAaataaagaagcaagaaaaggaACATGAAATGCCACCTATAAGagaggaggggggggggggggtggcgGGGCTTGCTGATGACGAAGAAAGATGATAAACCTTGGGGATTTTGAGACCCTTTTGACGTGGAAGGAGAATGGAGGAAGAAAACAGAATCAAGAGCTTGATTTGAGAGAGGAATGGAGATTGAACCTGGTTGGGGATTATGTATGgaagtttttcctcttgaacTTGAATGTGGAAGTTCTGCACGTTAATAGCTGTAACTGCATCATTATTCATTTCCTTGGATCTTTTCATTGATGGCTATTAAATTTTACACTCAAAGTCTTGGTCTTTCTCTGCTTAAAACAAATAAcctctttgttttattatcttGCACTTTCTTGGCGGCCACGATTTTCCAAAATCACAGGCCTCAAAATCCTCAAACATCGTTCTACACTCTTGTTTTACTGTTCTTTACAAGTCAAAGGGTATGAATATATCACTGTTGAGACCTAG
This window of the Populus trichocarpa isolate Nisqually-1 chromosome 13, P.trichocarpa_v4.1, whole genome shotgun sequence genome carries:
- the LOC7489702 gene encoding protein PNS1 isoform X2, with amino-acid sequence MKRSKEMNNDAVTAINVQNFHIQVQEEKLPYIIPNQVEESSIQLETAMVAGILVQRLFRVLFFSHIVLIAILVICLTIRGLLSAHSHHFHPKKWYPPLLTATGCAGIVAFTWQWFTLCNPSRALRTAFWLSPLLTCAVGVLFLLIGSAAGLTIGVIAIVLALILSLYTCWVNPRFDYATKVLSIAAASPPAKTTTVVLNLSIITGTVYSCFLVSGIGGATAVGTVTDTLFILAILASLAWSTQVIRNTLQVTIARVKYLHYAYGVDMDLRIALRDTFKYSMGSVCISSVLVPIITVVHGSARAISLIAGGTDEFLFSCANCYAAVAATLVNYGNRWGLVQVGVYNKGFVQASMDTWEMLKKVGLEPIIDRDLTGSFCFLSGMAGGAICTLVGGAWTFAVHKSYATEVSIYAFLIGYFMCRIEMAWLQSCVSAYYIAYTENPQNSRLDPAILFRLEEFQRYGD
- the LOC7489702 gene encoding protein PNS1 isoform X1, with the translated sequence MKRSKEMNNDAVTAINVQNFHIQVQEEKLPYIIPNQLIFLQVEESSIQLETAMVAGILVQRLFRVLFFSHIVLIAILVICLTIRGLLSAHSHHFHPKKWYPPLLTATGCAGIVAFTWQWFTLCNPSRALRTAFWLSPLLTCAVGVLFLLIGSAAGLTIGVIAIVLALILSLYTCWVNPRFDYATKVLSIAAASPPAKTTTVVLNLSIITGTVYSCFLVSGIGGATAVGTVTDTLFILAILASLAWSTQVIRNTLQVTIARVKYLHYAYGVDMDLRIALRDTFKYSMGSVCISSVLVPIITVVHGSARAISLIAGGTDEFLFSCANCYAAVAATLVNYGNRWGLVQVGVYNKGFVQASMDTWEMLKKVGLEPIIDRDLTGSFCFLSGMAGGAICTLVGGAWTFAVHKSYATEVSIYAFLIGYFMCRIEMAWLQSCVSAYYIAYTENPQNSRLDPAILFRLEEFQRYGD